The following coding sequences are from one Salvia hispanica cultivar TCC Black 2014 chromosome 3, UniMelb_Shisp_WGS_1.0, whole genome shotgun sequence window:
- the LOC125212712 gene encoding TIMELESS-interacting protein, protein MNGVNSGGAAPTGCYKCGRPGHWSRDCPSDPNTSETTNNNDNQRSNLDPSSKSASRPPLAPQKPKQKAPRKSRPKLTPDLLLSDAGVGHILRYFPPALKCRGRGHEVDDLRHLLRMYADWHSRLLPYYNFEQFLDKVERVGSSKRVKVCLRDLRDKVSNGVDPTKLQEDQVQQDSVDEQDTSVLDMPRDTQENNNMQTKDDNDFQEDMPQSIWEEATQEPSQPVVADTSRAEEVPNQTVEVNPSNSNTYVMTEEQKARMEANRLRALERAAARALSKQA, encoded by the exons ATGAACGGCGTTAATAGCGGCGGCGCAGCCCCAACCGGCTGCTACAAGTGTGGCCGTCCCGGCCACTGGTCTCGCGACTGTCCCTCCGATCCCAACACCTCCGAAACAACAAACAACAACGACAATCAACGTTCAAACCTCGATCCGAGCTCAAAGTCCGCGTCCAGGCCGCCTCTCGCTCCACAGAAGCCCAAGCAAAAGGCACCGAGAAAATCCAGGCCCAAGCTTACTCCCGATCTGCTACTCTCCGACGCCGGCGTTGGCCACATCCTCCGCTACTTCCCGCCCGCTCTCAAATGCCGCGGCCGCGGCCACGAG GTTGATGATCTGCGACACCTACTTCGGATGTATGCTGACTGGCACTCACGATTACTTCCCTATTATAACTTCGAACAGTTCTTAGATAAGGTGGAACGAGTGGGCAGTTCAAAGCGTGTCAAG GTGTGTCTTAGAGATCTACGTGACAAAGTTTCGAATGGAGTAGACCCTACGAAGCTGCAGGAGGATCAAGTTCAGCAAGACTCAGTTGATGAACAAG ATACAAGTGTCCTCGACATGCCACGCGATACCCAGGAGAATAACAATATGCAAACCAAAGATGATAATGATTTTCAAGAAGACATGCCTCAAAGCATCTGGGAGGAAGCCACTCAA GAACCTTCTCAGCCTGTTGTTGCTGATACGTCTAGAGCGGAAGAGGTGCCGAACCAGACAGTGGAAGTGAACCCCAGTAACTCCAATACATATGTAATGACGGAAGAGCAAAAGGCGCGCATGGAAGCTAACAGATTGAGAGCATTGGAGAGGGCAGCTGCTAGAGCCCTCTCTAAACAGGCTTGA
- the LOC125215378 gene encoding tobamovirus multiplication protein 3-like encodes MSDNQPLADMLSRSTAPLALLLKDAVNWWDTVNKSVVWQDRIFHLLAALYGFVTAVALVQLVRIQLRVPEYGWTTQKVFHFLNFLVNAVRCLVFIFRRDIQDLEPEIFQHVMLGLPSLAFFTTYALLVLFWAEIYYQARAVSTDWLGPTFYTINGVVYAIQIILWVVQWWKPIHATVVLSRMFFAGVSLFAALGFILYGGRLFLMLQRFPVESKGRRKKLQEVGYMTTICFSCFLIRCIMMCFNALQTAADLDVVDHPVLNFIYYFLVEILPSALILFILRKLPPRRGITQYHPIR; translated from the exons ATGTCCGACAATCAACCGCTGGCGGATATGCTGAGCCGATCCACGGCGCCGCTCGCTCTTCTCCTCAAGGACGCCGTCAACTGGTGGGACACCGTCAACAAGTCCGTCGTCTGGCAGGATCGGATTTTCCACCTCCTCGCCGCGCTCTATGGATTCGTCACCGCTGTTGCTCTT GTACAATTGGTAAGGATACAATTGAGAGTACCGGAGTATGGTTGGACAACTCAGAAAGTATTCCATTTCCTCAACTTCTTGGTTAATGCAG TGCGATGCTTAGTGTTTATATTCCGTAGGGACATTCAAGATTTAGAGCCGGAG ATTTTCCAACATGTAATGCTTGGCCTGCCAAGTCTCGCCTTCTTCACTACATATGCACTATTAGTGTTGTTCTGGGCAGAGATTTATTATCAG GCTCGTGCTGTATCAACTGATTGGCTGGGCCCCACTTTTTACACAATCAATGGTGTGGTGTATGCCATTCAG ATAATTTTATGGGTAGTCCAGTGGTGGAAGCCCATACATGCAACTGTCGTTCTGTCAAGAATGTTCTTTGCAG GTGTTTCTTTATTTGCGGCCTTGGGATTTATTCTCTATGGTGGAAG GCTGTTCTTGATGTTACAACGATTCCCCGTAGAATCAAAAGGGCGACGCAAGAAACTACAGGAG GTTGGCTACATGACCACGATATGCTTTTCGTGTTTTCTCATTCGATGTATTATG ATGTGCTTTAATGCGTTGCAGACAGCTGCAGATCTAGATGTTGTGGATCACCCTGTGttgaatttcatatattatttc CTGGTGGAGATCTTGCCTTCAGCACTCATCCTGTTTATACTGAGGAAGCTTCCCCCGAGACGCGGGATCACACAATATCATCCAATCCGGTAA
- the LOC125215960 gene encoding uncharacterized protein At5g23160-like, producing MQLTSLSSLSLSLMAAAKKGRRKHSRCSFLCSFATCFGVSNKVSADHSDRKSVSARAIPVNDPPETAKTSTSEIHDVEQHEEEKKKRKKIAISSADQPIITSKRHENRDESIAITTISIVKSAEEEIGAVNPAATSRRKLSHSVSLPPPHRRKQAAGGDFESTVGAVIVSATLVVMVIWGKFWAIVCATAWFYLVPRIRAKMEESNGEKLKSGEREGVDFDSWEYKKKVVLEGLLHRNQKL from the exons ATGCAGCTaacttctctctcctctctctctctctctctcatggcTGCCGCcaaaaagggaagaagaaaacacAGTAGATGCAGCTTCCTCTGCTCCTTTGCAACCTGCTTCGGCGTTTCCAACAAAGTCTCCGCCGATCACAGCGACAGAAAATCGGTCTCCGCCCGCGCTATTCCGGTCAACGATCCGCCGGAGACCGCGAAGACTTCGACCAGCGAAATCCACGATGTCGAACAACACGAagaggaaaagaagaagaggaagaagatcGCAATTTCATCTGCAGATCAACCAATCATCACTAGCAAG AGACACGAAAATCGAGATGAATCAATTGCGATAACGACGATCTCGATTGTAAAATCGGCGGAAGAAGAGATCGGCGCCGTGAATCCGGCGGCGACGAGCCGACGCAAGCTGTCGCACTCGGTTTCCCTGCCTCCGCCGCATCGGAGGAAACAGGCGGCGGGCGGCGACTTCGAGTCGACGGTTGGCGCAGTGATCGTGTCGGCGACGTTGGTGGTGATGGTGATTTGGGGGAAATTTTGGGCGATTGTGTGCGCGACGGCGTGGTTTTACTTGGTGCCTCGAATTAGGGCGAAAATGGAGGAATCAAACGGCGAGAAATTGAAGAGCGGTGAAAGGGAGGGTGTTGATTTTGATTCGTGGGAGTATAAGAAAAAGGTTGTTTTGGAAGGATTGCTCCATCGGAATCAAAAGCTATGA
- the LOC125210709 gene encoding E3 ubiquitin ligase BIG BROTHER-related-like, with product MENNTNDKADSGNQENPNDHCNPSIDNANPISGDVAGNRPQRTPFTDLSQVDADRALARTLQEQERAYMMLRMGGGGGSDSDSWETESYDDFDEEDYDESDVEVGDGEVRVFDEDASAEGEDDDEDGQDVELDPSAFPDDEAYARALQDAEEREMAARLLGLAGINESEDSDEEDHDGNSQDAWDEVDPDELSYEELLALGEVVGTESRGLPAETIASLPSINYKSQGSQEGISDSCVICRLDFEDDDTLILLSCKHSYHSECINSWLKINKVCPVCSAEVPTSQMS from the exons ATGGAGAACAACACCAATGACAAGGCTGATTCCGGCAACCAGGAAAACCCCAACGATCACTGCAATCCTAGCATCGACAATGCCAACCCTATCTCCGGCGACGTCGCCGGAAATCGACCCCAGAGAACCCCCTTCACCGACCTCAGTCAAGTCGACGCGGATCGAGCACTTGCTCGCACTCTCCAGGAACAg GAAAGAGCTTATATGATGTTGAGAATGGGAGGCGGTGGTGGGAGTGATTCTGATAGTTGGGAAACGGAGAGTTACGATGATTTTGACGAGGAGGATTATGATGAGTCGGATGTTGAGGTGGGCGATGGTGAAGTGCGTGTATTTGATGAGGATGCTAGTGCTGAAGGAGAAGACGATGATGAGGATGGCCAAGATGTTGAACTGGATCCGTCTGCATTTCCTGATGACGAAGCGTATGCGAGAGCATTGCAAGATGCTGAAGAACGCGAGATGGCAGCTAGATTGTTGGGCCTGGCTGGGATAAATGAAA GTGAAGATTCCGATGAAGAGGATCATGATGGAAATTCTCAG GATGCATGGGACGAAGTTGACCCTGATGAACTATCATATGAG GAGCTGCTTGCCCTCGGTGAAGTAGTTGGAACAGAAAGCAGGGGCCTTCCTGCAGAGACAATCGCTTCCTTGCCATCAATTAACTACAAATCACAAGGCAGCCAGGAAGGAATCAGTGATTC CTGTGTTATATGTCGGCTGGACTTTGAAGATGACGACACCTTGATACTCCTTTCTTGTAAACATTCCTACCATTCAGAATGCATCAACAGTTGGTTAAAGATAAACAAG GTCTGTCCTGTATGCAGTGCCGAAGTCCCAACTTCTCAGATGAGCTAG